The Bacillota bacterium genome contains a region encoding:
- a CDS encoding ABC transporter ATP-binding protein, translated as MAGTGMARSTGGAAGSAACGGVAAGHRVAARDGGSGDGLRVVTQGLIRRYPRGVVALDSVDLEIGEGLFGLLGPNGAGKTTLMRILATLLPPTAGRARVGPYDVRRDQHEIRRILGYLPQEFGLYRRLTVAEVLEYVAGLKGIAPACRRAEVGRVVEVTRLGDVRRRAVGALSGGMKRRLGIAQALLGNPRLLIVDEPTAGLDPEERIRFRNLLSELGRGRVVILSTHVVADVESIALRVGVLNRGRLVFLGDPDGLRRVAGGLVWELWVPDERIDRISRPPRGLHPISTRMMPGGAEVRLLSRESPWGEGRPVEPTLEDGYVALVSGFAGDAASGQRGVGGTPDRPAPAGAGGNRGWR; from the coding sequence GTGGCGGGTACGGGCATGGCTCGTTCGACGGGAGGCGCGGCGGGGAGCGCCGCCTGCGGTGGGGTGGCTGCCGGCCATAGAGTGGCGGCGCGCGACGGGGGGAGCGGCGACGGGCTCCGGGTGGTGACGCAGGGTCTCATCCGACGATACCCCCGCGGGGTGGTGGCCCTCGACAGCGTGGACCTGGAGATCGGGGAGGGGCTGTTCGGGCTGCTGGGCCCCAACGGGGCAGGGAAGACCACCCTGATGCGCATCCTGGCCACGCTGCTCCCGCCCACGGCGGGAAGGGCCAGGGTGGGCCCCTACGACGTGCGCAGGGACCAGCACGAGATCAGGCGGATCCTCGGGTACCTGCCCCAGGAGTTCGGCCTTTACCGCCGCCTGACGGTGGCGGAAGTGCTGGAGTACGTGGCCGGCCTCAAGGGCATTGCCCCGGCGTGCAGGCGGGCGGAGGTAGGCCGGGTGGTCGAGGTCACCCGCCTGGGCGACGTGCGCAGGCGTGCGGTGGGGGCCCTCTCGGGCGGGATGAAGCGACGGCTCGGTATCGCCCAGGCCCTGCTCGGCAACCCGCGCCTGCTCATTGTGGACGAGCCCACCGCGGGCCTCGATCCCGAGGAGCGCATCCGCTTCCGCAACCTCTTGAGCGAACTGGGCCGGGGACGGGTGGTCATCCTGTCCACCCACGTGGTGGCCGACGTCGAGTCCATCGCCCTGCGGGTGGGGGTCCTGAACCGGGGGCGTCTGGTGTTCCTTGGCGACCCGGACGGCCTGCGCCGGGTGGCCGGGGGCCTGGTCTGGGAGCTGTGGGTGCCCGACGAGCGCATCGACCGGATCAGCCGGCCGCCCCGGGGCCTGCACCCCATCAGCACGCGGATGATGCCGGGCGGGGCGGAGGTGCGCCTGTTGAGCCGCGAAAGTCCCTGGGGAGAGGGAAGGCCGGTGGAACCTACCCTGGAGGACGGGTACGTGGCCCTGGTATCGGGCTTCGCCGGCGACGCGGCATCGGGCCAGCGTGGCGTGGGCGGCACGCCAGACCGGCCGGCCCCGGCCGGTGCGGGCGGTAACAGGGGGTGGCGGTGA